DNA sequence from the Teretinema zuelzerae genome:
TTCTTAGGAAAAAACAACAATTCTTCTGTCGCTTCCATATATTGCTTGCTACTCGCAAACCAGTACATCAGTTTTACGCGTGCCTCCATGTGATCCGTTTCATCAAGTGTGAGCAAATATTGAAACTGTGATATTGCATCAGTGGTTAGATTCTCATCCCACAATGCTGTTCCATATCCATATATACTACGAAGATATGGGCGGAATTGTATGCTCCAGAAATTCCCTATGTATTCATCAAACTCGGTTTGATTTGTACGTTCAAGAAAACTCTCCAACCCTTTTTTATAAAATTCTAAACGTTTCTTATTACTTTTTGCATACAAGGCAAGGATATTGTATGCATCACAACATAAGGGATCGAGTTGAAGCGCTCTTAACGCCATAGTTTTTTTTTCTTCAGTTTTTATTGAGTCCCAGGCATCCCATACATATTCACGGGCTTGCTGAATCGGGTCAAAGAGGCATTTTATTTCTTCTGCCATGGCCGTCTCCTTACGTTAACTCACCTTGCTATCCTTTTTCGCATTTACTCGGAGGTATTTATCTATAAGAATTTGAGTGACTTCTGGCATATGAGTATATAAATGACGATTGTCATAAAAATCGCAGAAACGAATATCATAAAACGATTTACCGCACATAGCTTTTATTCCAATTTTTTCGCTCATTACAATTGTAATTTGCTTGTTTCGACATTCCGGTGCATCGATAACGAACTTAAAGTTCTCGAATGAGAACACTCCCTGGCTATTGGTTTTCCGAATAACTCGTGCTGTTAAAAGCGTATCCAGGAATGTGGTGTCTTCCAAAGGTACAAATCGGCTATCATCTTTTGCAGGAGGAACAGAAAATTGTTTATTAAATTGTTCTATATATACCTGTGTTAAGAAAGAATTTGCTTCTTCAATTGTCTTAATTCCTCGTATTCGAAATTCTGTCGGTAAACGCCCTTGAAGTGTTTGCCATAATCGCTCAATTCTTCCTTTAGCTTCGGGTGATCCCGCTGGAAATAAGGAAATATCTAATTCTTCAAGAATTTCTCCCATTTGTGTTTTTGCTTCAGATTTCCCTTTTAATTGTTCCTCTATACTTATTTTGTCCCTATCTTTTCGATTTACAAAGAACACACCTACACGATCCGGGTAAATATTTAAAGGTATTCCATGGTTTTCAAGTGTTTGACGTGTTACTTCAAGATATCCTAGAAGACATTCATTTTTGCACAAGTATAATCCAGTGATTTTTCCTGTTGCATCATCTTGATATCCGTGGAGCGAATACTTTTCTCCAGTATTAAGCCAATCATAAGGACTTGCATCTGCTTGAAGCAATTCTCCAAAACACTCTCTTCGTGGTCTTGGAGGATGCGGTTGCTTTAATTTCCTTGGCCGCCGTCGTTTCGGACTTTTTATACCTGCATTTTTTAAAATATTCGTTATTGTTGTTTTGCTATAACGAATTCCTTCATATTCCGCTAATAATTCTCTAAAGTGAACAAAATTTGTTGTTCGGTATGCATCAGACTGTTTTAACTCGACTATTCGTTTTTTAATTTCCTCAGGGATTTTTGATGCAGGCGCTCGTCCTTTGTTCCCATGAATAAAAGCTGCTGCGCCGATCGTTCTATAGGCTCGTTTTAGCTGTTTAACCCGTTGTTGAGTAATTTTCAAACGATCAGCGCATTCAGAAACAGTAAACATTCCTTCGCATGCACCCTTGATGAAATACGCTCGTTCAAAGGTTTTTTGTAATTCATTTTCCATAACTTTACCTCTTTTCAAGAATTTCATATAATTTACAATAACTAGTAAAAAGAATCTTTATTAGTTATTGGTAAATTATCAAAAGTGCTTGACAGATACATAGTAATCAACATAAACGCTATCCCGACCAATTCAAGCAGCACCGCATCGAAGAGCAATTTTTTTCTCTTCCTGTTATTTCTTTCATACCTGTTATTGAAGAATAGCTTCAATCTTCCGGAAATAATTGCTTCATACGTTGCATTTCGTTCTGTTTTATCGATCACGAAAACAATCTCGAGTTCTTTTTTACTGAACAACTTGATAGTCCGCATTCTTAATTCATTGAGAAAATCCGAAGAGAAATACCGTTCTTCGTATCCTCTGATATCAAAATCGGAAAAAAGATCATCGTAATTATCTATAGCGATTTGCACACTCATGGCACCCTCAACCAATACTGCGCCGACGGCGAACAGCCGATACTTAGTATAACACTTGAAGTTAGAAACCCGCATTATAAGCACAGCAGCCGGATGCCGTTGCCGGTTATATTTCCTAAAAAGGCCGACTATTTCGCTTGTACCGTTTGATAATCATTGCAATAAAAGGGTTTATCTCTCATAGCAACCTGAGTTCAAAACCTTTTTTTGAATTTCCATTAAACCCAAGCGATTCATAAAATTGATGCGCTTCGATCCTTTTTGAACTGCTTAACAATACTACTTTATAGCAATTATTCGCTTTTGCTAGTTCAACGGCATTTTCCACCAATATTTTGCCTATTCCTTTTCTTCTGTGTCTGATTGAAGTGATGACATTTTCAATTATTCCATAAGGCCTGCCGGATCGCGTTAAATTGTCGATTATTGCTATATTACAGGTTCCGACAATTTCATTATCCTCAATCGCAACTAAATACGTCAGCACATGTTGGAATTCGCTTTTTTTCCAAATGGCTTCCGCGTTGTGTAAATCCAATTCATCATCTTCCGGATTCAATTCTTTATACAAATCAAGTATCTTTGGCAGATCATTAATTGACGCTTTTCTGACTTTCATTTTTTCCTCCATCGCCGTGGACGATGATCGCGAGCAAATTATAACCAGCCCTCAAGAAAGGGTAGATATAATAGAGAAATTATACCCCAAAACCTATGCCGCCGAAACAGGCTACAGGAAAAGACTATTTGGAAGTTAGTACTTTCAAGTATTTTATCATAAAATTCACTGCTTTTAAGGGAAAAAAGTGTAAGCATCCTTTTTATGCTGCAAGAGATTTTGCATCTCATTGCGATCGATCTTGTTTGACAACTCAGCCTGCTATAGATACTATTGTTTCCACTATGAAGACGGCAGAAAACTCGTTAATTACAACCTTGATCGGTTTGCGCGGGAACGCACGCGCGTGCGTATATACAGAACCCATGTGGGGACTTTCCATGAGCCTCTGTCTCCCCTATGCGTCTATTTACATGCTGGCGCTCGGCATTAAAGATGCCGACATCGGCTTATTGACTACGGTCGGAATGTTGTCGCAGGTGGTGTTCGGACTGCTCGGCGGAGTCATCACCGACAAAATGGGACGCCGCAAAACCACGGCGGTCTTTGATTTCCTTGCCTGGTGCGTGCCCTGCGTTATCTGGATGTTCGCCCAAAATTTCTGGTTCTTTCTTGGAGCCCAGCTCGTCAACGGGATGTGGAAGGTGACGCAGAATTCCTGGGACTGTCTTCTCGTAGAAGATGTGGAAAAAGACCAGATAACCAAGGTCTATTCCCTCGTGATCATCGCAAGCCATCTCTCGGCTCTCTTCGCGCCGATTGCGAGCTTCCTTGTCGCCCGGATATCCCTCGTTCCCGCGGTCAGGATTCTCTACCTTAACGCTTTCATCGTCATGACCGCCAAGATATTCATCCTGTATGCCGCGTCCCATGAAACCTCGACCGGCGTAGTGAGAATGCGGGAAACAAAGGGGAAAAGCATCCCATCGCTCCTTGCGGGATACGGAGGGGTTATCAGAATCATTCTCCGCTCGAAGGGAAGCATATTCTCCCTCGTCATCGCAGCTCTCGTGGGCGCCGTCGGCATGGTGAACACCACCTTCTGGCAGGTAATCGCAAGCAGAAAGCTCCTCGTGCCGGACGCTGTTCTGCCCTTCTTCCCGATGCTGAGATCGTTCATTGCCATGTTTTTTCTGTTCACGGTAATCCCGAGGGTAACCGCTACCCCGCGACTACAAAAACCCTTGCTCTTTGGTTTTATTTCTTACTTCATCGGGCAGAATATACTGGCCCTCATCCCCGCTCCGGCACACGCGCTTGCTGCCCCGGGATACGCGCTCCTTGCTTTTTCGCTGGCGTTCGACGGTTTCGGCGCAGGCATTCTCGCGATGCTGGCGGAATCACTCGTCGCCTTGTACGTAGACAAAAAGGAGCGCGCGCGGGTTATGGCCGTCCAACACATGATCATCATGCTGGCTACCGCCCCCTTCGGCTGGATAAGCGGACTCCTGTCCAGTATTTCGCGAACCCTGCCGTTCCGGCTGACTATCGTGCTGATATTCCTGGGCATTATCACCACGTTGCGATACTACCGGACGATCGAGGACTGTCACGAAAATCAAGTCGATTAACACTACTTGATTTATAGTCGATATTTGATTTCAGTCCTCCTGCATGTACCCGAAGCCGGAGGAAACGGGCGGCTTTGGGGCGGGTCTCAGGCTGAACGGTTAGCGTATAGCGATGTTTTCTTCAAGCGAGCGCAGGGCGCCGGTCATTGTATCGTTTGAGACGAGACCGGATTTTCCGAGGAAAATGAAGAAGAGGTTTTTATTCTTGGGCATAGTGACGGAATCCAGTATGAAAGTTCCGTGAATCTTGCCGGCTTTTGAATTGCCTTCCTCGACATACGGGACGCCTGAGTACGGGTGTTTTCTTTCAAGCGCGTAATTCTGCCATTCGTCATGGAAGGTTTTCGGCAGGCGGGGATCAGGTTCGGTCATGCGCATGATATAGGCGAAGTTGTTCGGGTCCGAACCCTCCGCGAGAATCGCCCTGCGCACGTCCCAGACGGGTTCGTCGTTTTTCAACAGGAAGTTAAGATTAATAAGCATGAGGGTTTTATCCTCGATCGGAACGACGGGGTCGAAAGCCTTCAATGAAAAATCTCCGGCATCAAGAGCCGCAGTTTTGCCGTTTTCGTACGAAAACGACATTTGTTTCAGCGGGCCTGAAAGAAAATCGGGACGAGCGAAAAAGGCCTTCCATTCTTCCAGTGTTCCCATATACGAAATCCCGACGAAGTCCACCAAATGTTTCATGTCCCACATCCAATCGGTTCGATCCGCGCTGGAAATGTCCTTGTACAGGAGAGAAACGCCCTGAGGTGTCGGAGTCGAGAAAATAATGATCATCTGGTCGGCGTATTCCATCAGCCATTGATGTATATCCCACCGGCGGCCCCAACGATCTACATGAGAACCGGTATACAAAGGATCGCCCATGGAAGTAATGCGGACGCCGATATCGGAAGACGTCACTTTGCGTTCGTATTTTATGCCTTTGACGATATGATCCATGAGAATCCTGGGATTATCAGTGTATTCGGCGGGGGAGACGGAATCAGGATGTTCTATATCGAGAAAAAATATGCCTGAATTCTCGTACGGCTCGCCCCAATACACTTTGCCGTTCTCTCCGATGTCGGAGGAATTCGCCTGTATGTTCGACATGAACCAGGAATTATCGTTGCTCCCCTGCAGACACAATTGCGGAAAAGCCGAGACATAGATGGAGTTCAGAACCTTCAGCGAATTCGGGCCGTTCGGGAAGAGATCATCCCTGTTTTCTTCCAGAAGAGCCGCCATGCCCTCGGAAGCGATTTCCCGATTTCTGAGAGACAGCCACTGTACGAGATCACGATAGGGCATCGGCAAGGCCGTCTCTTTAACCGTGGTGCGCGTCAGTTTTTTTGTGAATATCGAGAAACCGAAATTCAGGCGCGAGTATAGTATCGCTTTGCCGGGAATGATGTCCTTCATGCCGAGCGCATAGCAGAAATCGTCCTTTTTGCTGAGAACAATCCCGATTACCTTGAAAGAAGAATCGAGAAGAGGTCCGCCTGAGTTTCCGGGATTGGTCGCGATGGAGCTTTTCAGGTATTCCCATTCGCCGTTTTCCGGTTCGGGAAGCGTATCGAGCAGGCGGCCTTCGCGTATGACGATGCCCTCGCCGTATGCATTGCCGGCGGTATATATCGTTTTGTTGAACTGCGCTTCATCCGCGATTTCGAACCATGAAGAGCACTCGAAGTCTTTTACGGTGAATACCACATAATCCCTGTTCGACGAGTAGGAAACGACGGTATCGATTTCGCGGACTATCTCCTCGGTCTTGCCGCTGCCGGTACGTATTTTTTGCCGAATGTAGCGTTCGGTGAATACAAGAGAATCCCGATCGAGGCCTAATACATGGGCTGCCGTCACCAGTTCAGTCCGGCTGACGGCGAAAGCGGTCCCCAGACCGATGTACGGATCGTTCCGTTCCTTGAAATCGAGAAGGTTCCAATGGGGTTCAGCCTCATATGAAAGAGAATCCGAAGTTGGTTTCTTCGCAACGACTTCGTAGCAATTGGAGTTTATCATTTCTACTGTTTTTGAATTAATCGCGGCGCCCTCTCCCCTGGCTGAGTCGCCGGAGGAGGCGCAGGAAGCAAAACCGACCAGGAACACCGCTGCGAGAATGACTGGAAAGACTGTCTTTTTCATGAAATCACCTTACTATGTATGGGCATTTTACGTGATGAACCCCTAGTATATAACGTAAATCCCTAACGAGTAAATCTCGATATTGCGGATTACGGAAAAAGGAGAGACGGTATGAGAAGATTAGCGGCGGCGGTTATTTTTATTGCGGTAGTGCTTGGGCCTGCGGCGGCGCAGAAGAAAAAGGCGGCCGAATACGCGAAGGAAAACGACTTTTCCTTTTTCTTTCCCGAATACAAACATACTCGAAATTTTACCGACATAGACGAGGCGTACGATCATATCGAGGCGTCGATGCATAAGCTGAAAAAGACAATCGGCATGCCGAAGGCTAAAGGACTGGCGGCGAAACTTATCGGTCCAGAACGCGCGGACAAAAAGCCGATCAGCGTCTCGTACTTCCTTTCGGCTAGCGACTCCAACGGCGCTGTGAATGTACACAAGGAGGGATCCGGGATCGAGTCTTCTTTGAAGAATCTGATAACCGCTTCGATCGTATACGTCGTGTTCTGCGACGATAGAGCTGTTTCGATATCCGAGTTCTACATTAAAGACGGATACCGTTTCAGTTCTAATTCGCAACCGAAAAAGTTTACCTTCGGGAAGGACGAATATTCTGCCGTGTATCCCTTCGGGTGGGGCCTCGACAAAGCCTTCGAGTATCTGAAAAAGGAACGAGACTGAATCCTGAGATTCGATGCAGCGTCGCTCCCCTTTCCGTTACATCATCCTGCCTGCTGCGCGCGCGAGGAATTTCCGGGGGGCGAAGCGGGTGAAAAAGGCGGTCAGTTTCCAGATAGCGGTCGGAAGAATAGCGGCTTTGCCTTTTTCGGCCGCCTTGAGGGCGCGGCTGACGACGAGGGAGCTCGGTACGAGACCCTTCATGCCGTGGTCCTTTTTGTTCGCGGCGATTTCGAAGAACTCGGTGGCGACGGGGCCGGGGCAGAGAGCGGTAACAGAGATGCCGCGGGCTTCGAGTTCTACGGCAAGGGCTTCGCTGAAGCTGAGCACGTAGGACTTCGAGGCGGCGTAGACGGCCATCGTGGATATCGGAAGGAAGGCCGCGAGGGAGGCCACCTGTATGATGGAGCTACCCGTTGCCATGTACGGGAGCGCGTCGTAGGTGAGCGCGGTCAGGGTTCGCACGTTAAGGTCAACCATGCCCAGGTTGTCGCCGCGCGAAAGGTCGGAGAAATTCCCGATCTTTCCGTAGCCTGCGTTGTTCACGAGGATGCGCACGGAAGGCTTCTCGGCGGCAAGCTTCGCCGTGATAATCGAGATGCCTTCGTCGGTAGACAAGTCGGCTTCGATGATGACGGCGCGGGCATTCTTCAATTCGCCGGCGAGGGATTCAAGGCGCGCACGTCTTCTGGCGACGAGCCAGATTTCGTCTATTCCTTCCCGCCCGTCTATCTGCCGGGCGAAGTCCGAACCCATTCCGCTGGAAGCTCCGGTTACTATGGCAATCTGTTTCATTCTGTTTTTTCTCCTTGAGCGATACCGTTAATATCAGCATACCGAAACAGGAAGGCTACTCAATTTTTTCCGCTCAGTTTCCCGTTTGGGCTTTGGTGAAAGCGTCGATGAGGACGCGGTTCGCCCAAGCGGGATCGGGGTAGCCGCGGTCGTTTCCGTAAATTCCGAAGGCGCTTTCGTGCCAGGTGTGATAGTTGTAGTTGATCGAGTACTCGGCAAGGATGTCCAGGATATCGGCGATCCAGATTTCTCCGCCGCGGTTCTCCGCGAAAGCTTCGCGCATCAGGCCGAATTCACCGATGTAAAGCGGCACGTTGCGCGTTTTTCCGTAGTCGGCGTACTCCCTGAAGACCGATTCAAGATACGCCTTGTTCCACACATGGACCGAGTCCGCGGAGTAGTAATCGAGGCGGACGACGACGCGCGACGACGGATCGGCTTTCTTGATTTTAACCCAGCCGCTCGCCTTGTACCCGTTGCCTTGCGT
Encoded proteins:
- a CDS encoding ISNCY family transposase, with translation MKFLKRGKVMENELQKTFERAYFIKGACEGMFTVSECADRLKITQQRVKQLKRAYRTIGAAAFIHGNKGRAPASKIPEEIKKRIVELKQSDAYRTTNFVHFRELLAEYEGIRYSKTTITNILKNAGIKSPKRRRPRKLKQPHPPRPRRECFGELLQADASPYDWLNTGEKYSLHGYQDDATGKITGLYLCKNECLLGYLEVTRQTLENHGIPLNIYPDRVGVFFVNRKDRDKISIEEQLKGKSEAKTQMGEILEELDISLFPAGSPEAKGRIERLWQTLQGRLPTEFRIRGIKTIEEANSFLTQVYIEQFNKQFSVPPAKDDSRFVPLEDTTFLDTLLTARVIRKTNSQGVFSFENFKFVIDAPECRNKQITIVMSEKIGIKAMCGKSFYDIRFCDFYDNRHLYTHMPEVTQILIDKYLRVNAKKDSKVS
- a CDS encoding GNAT family N-acetyltransferase; its protein translation is MKVRKASINDLPKILDLYKELNPEDDELDLHNAEAIWKKSEFQHVLTYLVAIEDNEIVGTCNIAIIDNLTRSGRPYGIIENVITSIRHRRKGIGKILVENAVELAKANNCYKVVLLSSSKRIEAHQFYESLGFNGNSKKGFELRLL
- a CDS encoding MFS transporter — translated: MKTAENSLITTLIGLRGNARACVYTEPMWGLSMSLCLPYASIYMLALGIKDADIGLLTTVGMLSQVVFGLLGGVITDKMGRRKTTAVFDFLAWCVPCVIWMFAQNFWFFLGAQLVNGMWKVTQNSWDCLLVEDVEKDQITKVYSLVIIASHLSALFAPIASFLVARISLVPAVRILYLNAFIVMTAKIFILYAASHETSTGVVRMRETKGKSIPSLLAGYGGVIRIILRSKGSIFSLVIAALVGAVGMVNTTFWQVIASRKLLVPDAVLPFFPMLRSFIAMFFLFTVIPRVTATPRLQKPLLFGFISYFIGQNILALIPAPAHALAAPGYALLAFSLAFDGFGAGILAMLAESLVALYVDKKERARVMAVQHMIIMLATAPFGWISGLLSSISRTLPFRLTIVLIFLGIITTLRYYRTIEDCHENQVD
- a CDS encoding S1 family peptidase, whose amino-acid sequence is MKKTVFPVILAAVFLVGFASCASSGDSARGEGAAINSKTVEMINSNCYEVVAKKPTSDSLSYEAEPHWNLLDFKERNDPYIGLGTAFAVSRTELVTAAHVLGLDRDSLVFTERYIRQKIRTGSGKTEEIVREIDTVVSYSSNRDYVVFTVKDFECSSWFEIADEAQFNKTIYTAGNAYGEGIVIREGRLLDTLPEPENGEWEYLKSSIATNPGNSGGPLLDSSFKVIGIVLSKKDDFCYALGMKDIIPGKAILYSRLNFGFSIFTKKLTRTTVKETALPMPYRDLVQWLSLRNREIASEGMAALLEENRDDLFPNGPNSLKVLNSIYVSAFPQLCLQGSNDNSWFMSNIQANSSDIGENGKVYWGEPYENSGIFFLDIEHPDSVSPAEYTDNPRILMDHIVKGIKYERKVTSSDIGVRITSMGDPLYTGSHVDRWGRRWDIHQWLMEYADQMIIIFSTPTPQGVSLLYKDISSADRTDWMWDMKHLVDFVGISYMGTLEEWKAFFARPDFLSGPLKQMSFSYENGKTAALDAGDFSLKAFDPVVPIEDKTLMLINLNFLLKNDEPVWDVRRAILAEGSDPNNFAYIMRMTEPDPRLPKTFHDEWQNYALERKHPYSGVPYVEEGNSKAGKIHGTFILDSVTMPKNKNLFFIFLGKSGLVSNDTMTGALRSLEENIAIR
- a CDS encoding SDR family NAD(P)-dependent oxidoreductase; protein product: MKQIAIVTGASSGMGSDFARQIDGREGIDEIWLVARRRARLESLAGELKNARAVIIEADLSTDEGISIITAKLAAEKPSVRILVNNAGYGKIGNFSDLSRGDNLGMVDLNVRTLTALTYDALPYMATGSSIIQVASLAAFLPISTMAVYAASKSYVLSFSEALAVELEARGISVTALCPGPVATEFFEIAANKKDHGMKGLVPSSLVVSRALKAAEKGKAAILPTAIWKLTAFFTRFAPRKFLARAAGRMM